The Phycisphaerae bacterium genome window below encodes:
- a CDS encoding tetratricopeptide repeat protein, translating into MSLRVEDSQAVKAGPASVTAKNLRPRRNYARWRALTLSLVYVVFGAHIIHWKMTGKTLAPLELNEVMYTLELGIITAGFLFMCALVLGTLIFGRFFCSWACHIMVLQDLCAWVLRKLHIRPVQIRSRLLLWVPALTALYMFVWPQVVRTWHDRALPTFHFATDRQGWASFVTENFWRNLPSAPIIILTFIVCGFVIVYLLGSRSFCTYVCPYGAIFALADRFSPGRIKLTGECQQCGTCTAACTSGVRVHEEIRLHGRVVNPACLKDLDCVSACPQQAIQYGMGRPAAWRSDTTVGRFGIPYSFTLYEELLMAVVFLVTALSLRGLYSRIPFLLSLASGAIVAYLCVMAIRLFRKSSVRIATLQLKTAGNWTHWGVAYAAGFALLVVFLGHCALVRYHEYLGLRMVRGITTEAVESDASNLAPRTVDHLLAADRWGLIHNERVERGLVTAGFASGRWDVVDQFSHRVLDRYPYDATTRVQLARSLLERDRTDDAERELRTAITQWQVDPERAPPAVATAYHILGGLLARRGDFTGAAAQYASALSLEPEAARIHADLGGVLAELGRFDGAIDQFREALRLDNSLGDAAYNLGTILSHIGRSAEAIDAFARAESQMGDDPDMQNNYGLVLLQAGRPSEARTHLEKALALDPDHAGAHFNLGRVLLELGEINAAAVQLERAADLDPRYAALLRPDGGR; encoded by the coding sequence ATGAGTCTTCGCGTTGAGGACAGTCAGGCTGTGAAGGCGGGACCTGCCTCGGTGACCGCCAAGAATCTCCGTCCGCGCCGCAACTACGCTCGCTGGCGAGCGCTCACCCTGTCGCTCGTCTACGTGGTCTTCGGCGCCCACATCATCCACTGGAAGATGACCGGCAAGACGCTGGCCCCGCTCGAACTGAACGAGGTCATGTACACGCTCGAGCTGGGCATCATCACGGCCGGCTTCCTCTTCATGTGTGCGCTCGTGCTCGGCACGCTCATATTCGGCCGATTTTTCTGCTCCTGGGCCTGCCACATCATGGTGCTGCAGGATCTCTGCGCGTGGGTGCTGCGCAAGCTGCACATCCGACCGGTCCAGATCCGATCTCGACTGCTCCTGTGGGTCCCGGCGCTCACCGCGCTTTACATGTTCGTCTGGCCGCAGGTCGTGCGGACCTGGCACGATCGGGCCCTCCCGACGTTTCACTTCGCCACCGACCGGCAGGGCTGGGCTTCATTCGTCACGGAGAATTTCTGGCGGAACCTCCCCTCCGCCCCGATCATCATCCTCACGTTCATCGTATGCGGCTTTGTCATTGTCTACCTGCTCGGTTCGCGATCTTTCTGCACCTACGTCTGCCCCTACGGGGCCATATTCGCCCTGGCCGACCGCTTCTCTCCGGGGCGGATCAAGCTGACCGGTGAGTGCCAACAATGCGGCACCTGCACCGCTGCCTGCACGAGCGGCGTGCGCGTACACGAGGAAATCCGCCTCCATGGGCGCGTGGTCAATCCCGCGTGCCTGAAGGATCTCGACTGCGTGAGCGCATGTCCGCAGCAGGCCATCCAATACGGCATGGGGCGACCTGCGGCGTGGCGATCGGACACGACCGTTGGCCGGTTCGGGATCCCTTACAGCTTCACCCTATATGAAGAATTATTGATGGCCGTCGTGTTCCTGGTGACGGCCCTGTCGCTTCGCGGGCTCTACAGTCGAATCCCGTTTCTGCTTTCTCTTGCGAGCGGCGCCATTGTCGCCTACCTCTGCGTCATGGCCATCCGCCTCTTCCGCAAGTCATCCGTCCGGATCGCGACCCTGCAACTGAAGACCGCCGGAAACTGGACGCATTGGGGCGTGGCCTATGCCGCGGGATTCGCGTTGCTGGTGGTTTTCCTGGGCCATTGCGCACTTGTCCGCTATCACGAGTACCTCGGATTGCGCATGGTCCGCGGAATCACTACCGAAGCGGTGGAATCCGACGCATCGAACCTCGCTCCCCGGACCGTCGATCACCTGCTCGCAGCCGACCGCTGGGGGCTGATTCATAACGAGCGCGTCGAACGGGGCCTCGTAACCGCCGGATTTGCCTCGGGGCGATGGGACGTCGTCGATCAATTCTCGCATCGCGTGCTCGATCGCTACCCGTATGACGCAACCACTCGCGTGCAACTTGCCCGATCGCTGCTCGAACGGGACCGAACGGATGACGCCGAACGCGAGCTGCGTACCGCCATCACGCAATGGCAGGTCGACCCGGAGCGCGCTCCGCCCGCCGTTGCGACCGCTTACCACATCCTGGGCGGCCTGCTGGCGCGCCGTGGGGATTTCACCGGCGCGGCCGCGCAGTACGCGTCCGCCCTGAGCCTGGAGCCCGAGGCGGCCCGCATACACGCCGACTTGGGCGGCGTGCTTGCCGAATTGGGTCGGTTTGACGGGGCGATCGACCAGTTTCGCGAGGCACTCCGCCTGGACAACTCCCTGGGCGACGCCGCCTACAACCTGGGCACAATTCTCTCCCACATCGGCCGCTCGGCCGAGGCCATTGATGCATTCGCCAGGGCGGAGTCCCAAATGGGCGACGATCCGGACATGCAGAATAACTACGGCCTCGTCCTGTTGCAGGCCGGTCGTCCTTCTGAAGCCCGAACTCACCTGGAGAAAGCGCTGGCTCTGGATCCCGATCACGCCGGAGCGCACTTCAACCTGGGTCGAGTCCTGCTCGAACTCGGCGAGATCAACGCCGCGGCCGTCCAACTCGAGCGGGCGGCCGACCTCGATCCACGGTATGCTGCACTCCTGAGGCCGGACGGCGGACGGTAG
- a CDS encoding tetratricopeptide repeat protein — translation MAQKGKTQLFQRWIDERAEPIWIRPEFIAAFIAILSYVNTLPNDYTDDGVPIVALNPMVNEPGKWLELWTHDHWFESRGAAPMRDLLYRPWPLMTYRLIRQSLGPDPFPQLLANVLLHALVTVLIVRFTRHVKGDYASALTAGAIFATLPIHTEVIDNVVGRADLLATAGIVGGILLHRRSMIATTKEWILSWRILAAFALFSALAAKESAVTAPILVVLFDKLWYQSWRAASRDRKWWSVAGLWRLTYLVIPVAAYLALRAYALDGRLVQEEALSKTVNVLVDAPAFQRVLGTFQLFGMYWAKTIWPAVLSVNYTVNDIRLATSWTDFNVILGFLVTAGLVAASVAAWRRGNRAVAFLFAALLISYFPVSNSFVLIQVFFAERNWYLPSVWVVILVGLAASGAVKRPLWFTIGCVVVFAMAARCWVRNAEWRDNRTLYAATYETHRRSVGALRLHGNELVREGKFAEGIKLLKQAVEIDQGFTDAHRSLGFAYYMIGDYANAVYHLQIANMQIPEHRETVELLTAAKEKLAAQSKSELRQAQLAVQESPDDVSAELNLVNTLLALGKLDEALVRFQQNEERFGNSADWQSQYAVALVYKNDREAAIQRYRKALSLAPDRVSLLVELASLLVERDGPGDMDEAWDLSSKALTLAPQEPTVLVCRAELLYRRGDLPGAVELYDMAIDALPPGNFQRRLYEERAKVLGQ, via the coding sequence ATGGCGCAAAAAGGCAAGACACAGCTCTTCCAACGGTGGATTGACGAGCGGGCGGAGCCCATCTGGATCCGTCCGGAGTTCATCGCCGCCTTCATTGCCATTCTCTCCTACGTCAACACGCTGCCCAATGACTATACCGACGACGGCGTCCCGATCGTCGCGCTGAACCCCATGGTCAACGAGCCCGGCAAGTGGCTCGAACTCTGGACGCACGACCACTGGTTCGAGTCGCGGGGGGCCGCCCCCATGCGCGATCTCCTCTACCGGCCCTGGCCCCTGATGACCTATCGTCTGATCCGGCAGTCGCTTGGTCCCGACCCGTTCCCGCAATTACTTGCCAACGTGCTTCTCCACGCCCTCGTCACCGTGCTGATCGTCCGGTTCACCCGGCACGTGAAGGGGGACTATGCCTCGGCCCTCACAGCGGGCGCCATCTTTGCCACGCTGCCCATCCACACGGAGGTGATCGATAACGTCGTGGGCCGGGCCGATCTCCTCGCAACGGCCGGTATCGTTGGGGGCATCCTGCTCCATCGCCGGTCCATGATCGCCACCACCAAGGAGTGGATTCTCTCCTGGAGGATCCTTGCTGCATTCGCCCTGTTTTCCGCGCTCGCCGCCAAAGAAAGCGCGGTCACCGCGCCGATACTCGTCGTCCTTTTCGACAAGCTCTGGTACCAGTCCTGGCGGGCCGCCAGTCGCGACCGGAAATGGTGGAGCGTTGCCGGTCTCTGGCGCCTCACCTATCTCGTCATCCCCGTCGCTGCGTATCTGGCGCTCCGTGCTTACGCGCTGGACGGCCGACTGGTTCAGGAGGAGGCTCTCAGCAAGACCGTCAACGTGCTCGTCGATGCCCCCGCGTTCCAGCGCGTTCTCGGCACCTTCCAGCTCTTCGGAATGTACTGGGCCAAGACGATCTGGCCCGCCGTGCTCTCCGTCAATTACACGGTGAACGACATCCGCCTCGCCACGAGCTGGACCGACTTCAACGTGATCCTGGGATTCCTGGTGACGGCCGGTCTGGTCGCTGCGTCGGTCGCCGCCTGGCGCCGGGGCAATCGTGCCGTGGCGTTTCTGTTCGCGGCACTGTTGATCAGCTACTTCCCCGTCTCCAACTCCTTCGTGCTGATCCAGGTCTTCTTCGCCGAGCGCAACTGGTATCTACCCTCGGTCTGGGTCGTCATTCTGGTCGGGCTTGCCGCCTCGGGAGCCGTTAAGCGTCCCCTGTGGTTTACGATCGGATGCGTTGTCGTCTTTGCCATGGCCGCCCGCTGCTGGGTCCGCAATGCCGAATGGCGCGACAACCGCACGCTTTACGCCGCGACCTACGAAACGCACCGGCGCAGCGTCGGCGCCCTGCGCCTGCACGGCAATGAGCTGGTCCGCGAGGGCAAATTCGCCGAGGGAATCAAGCTCCTCAAGCAGGCGGTGGAGATCGACCAGGGATTCACCGATGCGCATCGCTCGCTGGGATTCGCCTACTACATGATCGGAGACTATGCCAACGCCGTATATCACCTCCAGATCGCCAACATGCAGATCCCCGAGCATCGAGAGACGGTCGAACTACTGACCGCGGCAAAGGAGAAGCTCGCGGCCCAATCGAAATCGGAATTGCGGCAAGCGCAGCTCGCCGTCCAGGAATCGCCTGACGACGTCAGCGCGGAATTGAATCTGGTCAACACGCTGCTGGCGCTCGGCAAACTGGACGAGGCGCTCGTTCGGTTTCAGCAGAACGAAGAGCGGTTCGGCAACTCGGCCGACTGGCAATCCCAATATGCCGTCGCGCTCGTCTACAAGAATGACCGGGAAGCGGCCATCCAGCGCTATCGGAAAGCCCTGTCTCTCGCCCCCGATCGCGTTTCTCTTCTGGTTGAGCTTGCCAGTCTGCTTGTGGAACGCGACGGACCCGGCGACATGGACGAGGCCTGGGATCTCTCGTCGAAGGCCCTGACGCTCGCCCCGCAGGAGCCCACCGTGCTTGTTTGCCGCGCCGAATTGCTCTACCGCCGCGGTGATCTCCCCGGCGCAGTCGAATTGTACGACATGGCCATCGATGCGTTGCCTCCCGGCAATTTCCAGCGGCGTCTTTACGAGGAACGAGCCAAGGTCCTCGGACAATGA
- a CDS encoding DUF1579 family protein, with translation MSVRRISGLMLAFGTMVVLTGCMPKVTMEELKQMRPQRPVELDHLGAFVGTWESEATMTFAGMDEPITGKGHETMEWACDGWCLLGKGEYEMGDIGKMHTVSIWSYDAKADKYRMYMANDYGETESGMATYDPAEKEWDMWSKARTPHGHMANSGEITMVADGKMQWEFTARDAFWRFKIMEGSGISTKK, from the coding sequence ATGAGCGTTCGACGTATTTCTGGATTGATGTTGGCTTTTGGCACCATGGTCGTGCTCACGGGCTGCATGCCCAAGGTCACGATGGAAGAGCTGAAGCAGATGCGGCCGCAGCGGCCGGTGGAGCTTGATCATCTCGGGGCTTTCGTGGGCACATGGGAGTCCGAGGCAACCATGACGTTCGCGGGAATGGATGAGCCTATTACGGGTAAGGGTCATGAGACCATGGAGTGGGCCTGCGACGGCTGGTGCCTGCTGGGCAAGGGCGAGTACGAGATGGGTGACATCGGAAAGATGCATACCGTTTCGATCTGGTCCTATGACGCCAAGGCGGACAAGTATCGGATGTACATGGCGAATGATTATGGCGAAACGGAATCGGGCATGGCTACCTATGATCCCGCCGAAAAGGAGTGGGATATGTGGTCGAAGGCTCGCACGCCGCACGGCCATATGGCTAACTCAGGTGAGATTACGATGGTCGCCGACGGCAAGATGCAATGGGAATTCACGGCACGGGACGCCTTCTGGCGCTTCAAGATCATGGAAGGAAGCGGCATCAGCACAAAGAAATAA
- a CDS encoding HAD-IA family hydrolase, whose translation MMTAFRDALLRATTLTFDCYGTLIDWDRGLRNAFVDAFGPAIRGRLDELYDVYNRIEAEVESGPYRPYREIIRETLLRVGAHFGMGSGEVHENALVDGLPSWEPFPDTNDALVLLKQRYRLGVLSNIDRDLFKETARHFSVAFDFVITAEDVRGYKPGTGHFQRVIAEHGPASNIVHVAQSLFHDGVPAREQGLAFVWINRYKHGRSGSSTPLAEFRDLKSLAKAVSEL comes from the coding sequence ATGATGACCGCCTTTCGCGACGCACTACTTCGGGCGACCACGCTGACTTTCGACTGCTATGGCACGTTGATCGACTGGGACAGGGGCCTTCGAAACGCATTCGTCGACGCCTTCGGGCCGGCGATCCGAGGACGACTCGACGAGTTGTACGACGTTTACAATCGAATCGAGGCGGAGGTCGAATCCGGGCCGTATCGACCCTACCGCGAAATCATTCGCGAGACGCTGCTTCGGGTCGGTGCTCATTTTGGAATGGGCTCGGGTGAGGTGCATGAAAACGCACTGGTCGACGGTCTGCCGTCGTGGGAGCCGTTTCCGGACACCAATGACGCGCTGGTTCTGCTGAAGCAACGCTACCGGCTGGGTGTGCTGTCAAACATCGACCGCGACCTGTTCAAGGAGACCGCCAGGCACTTTTCCGTGGCATTCGATTTCGTCATTACGGCGGAGGATGTCCGCGGATACAAGCCGGGGACTGGTCATTTCCAGCGTGTGATCGCCGAGCACGGGCCGGCAAGCAACATCGTTCACGTGGCGCAAAGTCTGTTCCACGATGGGGTACCCGCTCGGGAACAAGGTCTTGCCTTCGTGTGGATCAATCGCTACAAGCACGGCCGAAGCGGATCGTCGACACCCTTGGCCGAGTTTCGCGACCTGAAGTCGCTGGCGAAAGCCGTGTCGGAGCTATAG
- a CDS encoding DUF1570 domain-containing protein encodes MRSRTEFERTQADGRDMATMGQISSSRGRCSFPVIVSTLALFPAAAIAAGPQRNLRDDLAQFAVRHQTEHYVLGGTVSPEKYEEYGRALEYIYAEYRRGFEELLAKGGSDNLPAPPETRRATARGSGNNEREADAAEKKRFRVMILADAGQYHEFINAYFTGECEHTRGLYIPGIDVLVIRDEPNPEETYRILFHEAFHQFLHRYVPRAPIWVNEGLATYFGTARVTPKRLEFDPGRWQYAIVRDALDARQLIPLDEMMLVDKSGFYDPKPVEGQTFSRKLLYYAQAYTLVRFMLNNDAGREHLREYLRKLAAAKSQADVERITREQFNPALLERLSEAWIQSIHRG; translated from the coding sequence GTGAGAAGCAGGACGGAGTTCGAGCGAACACAGGCCGACGGTCGTGACATGGCAACGATGGGGCAAATCAGCTCATCACGTGGACGATGCTCGTTTCCGGTCATCGTCAGCACGCTCGCATTGTTCCCGGCGGCGGCGATCGCTGCCGGGCCGCAGCGCAATCTTCGCGACGACCTTGCGCAGTTCGCCGTCCGTCACCAGACGGAGCATTACGTCCTCGGCGGAACGGTCTCGCCGGAGAAATATGAGGAATACGGCCGGGCGCTGGAGTATATCTACGCGGAGTACCGCCGCGGATTCGAGGAACTGCTGGCCAAGGGGGGCTCGGACAACCTGCCGGCGCCCCCCGAAACACGGCGGGCGACTGCCCGCGGGAGCGGAAACAACGAACGTGAAGCGGACGCCGCTGAGAAGAAGCGATTCCGCGTCATGATCTTGGCCGATGCTGGCCAATACCACGAATTCATCAACGCGTACTTTACCGGGGAGTGCGAACACACACGCGGCCTGTACATTCCAGGGATTGACGTGCTCGTCATCCGCGACGAACCCAATCCGGAAGAAACCTACCGCATTCTGTTCCACGAGGCATTTCACCAATTCCTTCATCGCTACGTTCCGCGGGCGCCCATCTGGGTCAACGAGGGACTGGCAACGTACTTCGGCACGGCGCGGGTCACGCCGAAGAGGCTGGAATTCGATCCGGGTCGATGGCAGTACGCGATTGTCCGCGATGCTCTCGATGCGCGCCAGCTCATTCCGCTGGATGAAATGATGTTGGTGGACAAGTCCGGTTTCTACGATCCGAAACCGGTGGAAGGGCAGACGTTCTCGCGCAAACTCCTGTACTATGCCCAGGCGTACACGCTGGTTCGCTTCATGTTGAATAACGACGCCGGCCGGGAGCACCTCCGCGAGTACCTTCGAAAACTCGCGGCGGCGAAATCGCAAGCCGACGTGGAGCGCATCACCCGCGAACAATTCAACCCGGCGCTACTCGAACGCCTGTCCGAGGCGTGGATTCAGTCGATCCACAGGGGATGA